In Ischnura elegans chromosome 6, ioIscEleg1.1, whole genome shotgun sequence, one genomic interval encodes:
- the LOC124160790 gene encoding uncharacterized protein LOC124160790 produces the protein MLICLNLLHLYFFVFFLIFKNRFISRFIHLFAMRLLFELGCYIFRKKSRVGRATDRQLKLLVDYMSTHSSFAAGKFTGPLGYEKSQGQWQNLANMLNEQGGYKEAEQWKKTWRDLKRNIRAKAARINAACRETGNRPVRETLSEMEEKCLSIFGSEVAVGLPGRDHCDGIPGPSQIAITTDDTSQQSEASRAPGEGTSITVEEHLPAAVDHMEIIVEDLFHKEEPGTAGRRKFFTVSNCHLTFKKLVYELQLVY, from the exons ATGTtgatttgtttaaatttacttcatttgtatttttttgttttttttttaatatttaaaaacagaTTCATTTCTCGTTTCATACATCTGTTTGCTATGAGATTATTGTTTGAATTAGGATgttatattttcaggaaaaaaagtcgagtgggcCGTGCAACGGACCGGCAGTTGAAGTTGCTGGTGGACTACATGTCCACTCACAGCAGCTTTGCTGCCGGGAAGTTCACTGGCCCACTTGGCTATGAGAAAAGCCAGGGCCAGTGGCAAAATCTTGCCAACATGTTGAATGAACAGGGGGGATATAAAGAGGCCGAGCAGTGGAAGAAG ACCTGGAGGGACCTTAAAAGGAATATAAGGGCCAAGGCTGCTCGAATAAATGCTGCCTGTAGGGAGACTGGCAATAGACCTGTGAGGGAGACCCTGTCAGAGATGGAAGAGAAATGCCTTTCCATCTTTGGAAGTGAAGTGGCAGTAGGGCTCCCCGGTCGTGACCACTGTGATGGCATTCCG gGTCCTTCACAGATTGCCATTACCACTGACGACACGTCTCAGCAATCTGAAGCATCCAGG GCTCCGGGTGAGGGAACTAGCATCACTGTCGAGGAACATTTACCAGCAGCAGTGGaccat ATGGAAATAATTGTAGAGGATTTATTCCATAAAGAGGAACCGGGGACTGCAGGCAGGCGTAAGTTTTTTACTGTCTCAAATTGCCACCTGacatttaaaaagttagtttATGAGCTGCAGCTAGTCTACTAA